AGATGGACAACGTGAGTACCAAAGATAAGAAACTCATGGACAAGCTGAGATCCCTTAGCCTGTGGTCACACGGCTCATCGGAGCGGTTATGATTGAAAAGAGGTATGGCGGACCATGAAAGAATTGAAACGAATACCATTTGATCCAGCTGTGATGGGAGGAAAACCGGGTCTTCGTAAGAGTGTGTAACGTTGAAATTCGCCGAGTCAGCAGATCCAACCACCGTCTCCCTCGAGAAAGCTGCCTTTTTTCTTTTAGTTGCGAGTTCTTTTAGTTGCTATCGGCTGAATATTTCGGATCACAATGTGATGGTCATCGCGACTATAGATGTTGTTGTACATCAATCACTTACGGTCGAATTACCGCTACACACTGTTAAGAAGAACCGGAAAACCTTGGCATTCGCGGAATGAGAGTCACAGTCGGTATGATTGTCGGTCTTGTGGCCGTCGGTACTCCCAAACAAGAAATCCTTAAGTTGTATCCATATCTGAAACCTGAAGACATAGATGAAGCGCTCTCCTATGCTGCCTGGCGGGCAGAAGAGATTGATGTTCCTATTAAACAAGTCGGCGGATGAAGATCCTAATTGACACGAACCTCTCACCGGATTGGACAACAGTTTTCAAAGGTGCCGGTTTCGAAGCCCTTCACTGGACTGAAGTCGGCAACTTTCAAGCCACCGATCAAGAGATCCTTTCTTGGGCCGCAGATCACGCCTATGTTCTATTCACCCACGATCTCGATTTCGGTTCGATCCTTGCTGCGACCGGAACGTGTTAGTGGAATTGTTTTTGACGCAATGAATCAGTTCCGATAATTAGAGCAAGGCGTTCTAATCAGCATAGATGAAGAAAGAGCCAGGGCCCAGATTGCTCCCTATCCGCGTGTAATCTTCTGAAAGTCAGAACTTCAACCAGATTCCGTTTGCATTCTGTTTGCATTTTTGCACCCCAATTGGTTTATTTTGGTCGATTTTGGATACTTGGATCTCGACGTCTCGACGAATGTTGTAGCGATCTGTCACGTCGGAGGTCGCGGGTTCGAGTCCCGTCGGCCCCGCTCAACGCGTCAATGCCAGACGCGCAGACACATTTGGGCTGAGTGGTCGAACAAACCGCTCAGCCCATTTTCATTTCTGATGAGCGTATAAAGTCGAAAATCATCCGCTTAAGAATTGATTTCGAAGCATCCGCTAATTTGCCCGTTACGTGTAGAAAGCAAACGCGTGTCAATGGAAATTGATACATCCCGCAATCACACAAACACGCTCGACATCAGTCAAAAGTGTAGACCAGATGGCGTTGACCGGAATCTGCCGGCGGCTTCGTAAAGGACCCAACGAATTCACTCCCAACGCGCATACATCCGCTCGGCGATAACAGGAAGCGCGAGAATTTCGGGAGTCCTGGATGCGATTGCAAAAAGAAAAATTAAAGCGAAACCGCCGGTTTACTTTTCTTCCACAAAATCTTTGTCGCAAGATCAGCTCGCAGAGCTCACACATTGTTAAATGCAAAAGCGTTCACTATACAAAAAAGTCTTTCTGATCGAGATGAGGATTCAAAGAACTTACGTATGGTTGGGATACGCATCGTTCATCTCTGATAATTCGGAAGTCGGAAATAGGGATATACTGCTTGTAAAGAAAGACGAATCTCGGGCGCGCCGAAGATTACAGGAAGATGCGAAAAGAAGGTAAACAAAGTTCGGAGTCGCTGGCATCACAAAAAGTGAAGAAGGCAGAACTCGTCCAAGAGGCTGCCACTCCGATAGAGGCATTGCCGATTTCAGTGAT
This window of the bacterium genome carries:
- a CDS encoding DUF433 domain-containing protein, producing MRVTVGMIVGLVAVGTPKQEILKLYPYLKPEDIDEALSYAAWRAEEIDVPIKQVGG
- a CDS encoding DUF5615 family PIN-like protein, whose translation is MKILIDTNLSPDWTTVFKGAGFEALHWTEVGNFQATDQEILSWAADHAYVLFTHDLDFGSILAATGTC